One genomic region from Solwaraspora sp. WMMD792 encodes:
- a CDS encoding arginase family protein gives MRRIAVLDAPSNLGLRPPTGTSVPGCAKAPGALRDHQLVGRLGARDAGCLTPPRYDPADWRPGDGVCHAGSISAYTIALAGRIGAVIDAGEFPVVLGGDCSILLGGALAMHRLGEAVGGRIGLVYVDGHSDFRHPGNASYVGAAAGEGLALVTGRGQPDLAGIEGRRPYFRDIDVVVLGIRAQDEYRLDLQAAGIVTRPVPELRAEGAARSAQWARDQLADCAGYWVHVDVDVLDPAVMPAVDAPDPGGIAFAELELLLADLVDTPHCLGVELTVFDPDYDPDGSYAADIVSTLVAGLRPVHADRVPVEEAPSPAADSTVAAPADQEAPAVAGLRPAVPPPAVTLTVADRSAPNGGAAKPGRLRRQTPSPRPPDAESPGPLAQQPPAPPATDT, from the coding sequence ATGCGCCGGATCGCCGTACTGGACGCACCGTCGAACCTCGGTCTGCGACCGCCGACCGGGACGTCGGTGCCGGGCTGCGCGAAAGCGCCCGGCGCACTGCGGGACCATCAGCTGGTGGGTCGGCTCGGCGCCCGCGACGCCGGGTGCCTGACCCCGCCCCGGTACGACCCGGCGGACTGGCGACCCGGAGACGGGGTCTGCCACGCCGGGTCGATCTCGGCGTACACGATCGCCCTCGCCGGGCGGATCGGTGCCGTCATCGACGCCGGAGAGTTCCCGGTGGTGCTGGGCGGTGACTGCTCGATCCTGCTCGGCGGGGCGCTCGCCATGCACCGGCTCGGCGAGGCGGTCGGTGGGCGGATCGGCCTGGTCTACGTCGACGGGCACTCCGACTTCCGGCATCCCGGCAACGCCTCGTACGTCGGTGCGGCAGCCGGCGAAGGGCTGGCCCTGGTCACCGGCCGGGGCCAGCCGGACCTGGCGGGGATCGAGGGCCGCCGGCCGTACTTCCGTGACATCGACGTCGTGGTGCTCGGCATCCGGGCCCAGGACGAGTACCGGCTGGATCTGCAGGCGGCCGGGATCGTCACCCGACCGGTGCCCGAGCTGCGTGCGGAGGGGGCGGCGCGCAGCGCCCAGTGGGCCCGTGACCAGCTGGCCGACTGCGCCGGCTACTGGGTGCATGTCGATGTGGACGTGCTCGACCCTGCGGTGATGCCGGCGGTCGACGCGCCGGACCCGGGCGGCATCGCCTTCGCCGAGCTGGAGCTGCTGCTCGCGGACCTGGTCGACACCCCGCACTGCCTCGGCGTCGAATTGACCGTGTTCGACCCCGACTACGACCCGGACGGCAGCTACGCCGCCGACATCGTCTCGACCCTGGTGGCCGGGCTGCGACCGGTGCACGCCGACCGCGTTCCGGTTGAGGAGGCACCGTCACCGGCAGCCGATTCGACTGTTGCCGCCCCTGCCGATCAGGAGGCACCGGCGGTTGCCGGGCTGCGGCCGGCGGTGCCGCCTCCAGCGGTGACCTTGACGGTTGCGGATCGGAGCGCACCAAATGGTGGGGCGGCCAAGCCCGGACGGCTACGGCGGCAGACGCCGTCTCCGCGACCACCTGATGCTGAATCTCCCGGGCCGTTAGCGCAACAACCGCCGGCGCCGCCCGCCACTGACACCTGA
- a CDS encoding tetratricopeptide repeat protein, with protein MSDPRTTPSIFTRGAVDLSSLRSAAPAGGNRPDGTPTRAGGGPAAGAPAAAGAVIDVTEATFQTEVLERSMTTPVVIDFWAEWCEPCKQLSPLLERLAAEGGGAWTLAKIDVDSNQRLAQMFRVQSIPMVYAVVGGQPVDAFAGVVPEAQLRQWIGAVLKAGGVTVEEPENPLLNAADEALMMGDLDAAEQAYRKILNEAPADTAAEAGLAQVALARRVQGVQPAAALDAAASAPDDVPAQLLAADVEVLGGQAEQAYQRLIDLVRRSAGDDRETVRKHLVSLFTMAGPDDPAVTRARRALASALF; from the coding sequence ATGAGCGACCCACGTACCACCCCGTCGATTTTCACTCGCGGCGCGGTAGACCTCAGCTCGCTGCGCAGCGCAGCGCCGGCCGGCGGGAACCGGCCGGACGGGACCCCGACCCGGGCCGGTGGCGGCCCGGCGGCCGGCGCACCGGCGGCAGCCGGTGCTGTCATCGACGTCACCGAGGCGACCTTCCAGACCGAGGTTCTCGAACGGTCGATGACCACACCGGTGGTCATCGACTTCTGGGCCGAGTGGTGCGAGCCCTGCAAGCAACTGTCGCCGCTGCTGGAGCGACTCGCGGCCGAGGGCGGTGGCGCCTGGACGCTGGCCAAGATCGACGTGGACAGCAACCAGCGCCTGGCGCAGATGTTCCGGGTGCAGAGCATTCCCATGGTGTACGCCGTCGTCGGCGGCCAGCCGGTTGACGCGTTCGCCGGAGTGGTGCCGGAGGCCCAGCTGCGGCAGTGGATCGGCGCTGTGCTCAAGGCTGGCGGCGTCACCGTCGAGGAGCCGGAGAATCCGCTGCTCAACGCCGCCGACGAGGCGCTGATGATGGGCGACCTGGACGCCGCGGAGCAGGCCTACCGGAAGATCCTCAACGAGGCGCCGGCGGACACCGCCGCCGAGGCCGGGCTGGCCCAGGTCGCCCTGGCCCGCCGGGTGCAGGGGGTGCAGCCGGCAGCTGCGCTCGACGCGGCGGCGTCGGCACCGGACGACGTACCGGCTCAACTGCTCGCCGCCGACGTGGAGGTGCTCGGCGGTCAGGCGGAGCAGGCGTACCAGCGGTTGATCGACCTGGTCCGGCGCAGCGCCGGTGACGACCGGGAGACCGTCCGCAAACACCTGGTGTCGCTGTTCACCATGGCCGGTCCGGACGACCCGGCGGTGACCAGGGCCCGCCGGGCGCTGGCCAGCGCACTGTTCTGA
- a CDS encoding DUF397 domain-containing protein encodes MPSSRDALSPEVLATAKYRKSTRSDSTGSCVEVATNVPATVLVRDSKDPAGPALTFSPAGWTSFLSTLTPDTH; translated from the coding sequence GTGCCCAGTAGTCGTGACGCGCTCTCCCCAGAGGTCCTGGCCACAGCGAAGTACCGCAAGTCAACGCGTTCGGACAGCACAGGTTCGTGCGTCGAGGTCGCCACCAACGTCCCCGCCACAGTCCTCGTACGCGACAGCAAAGACCCCGCCGGCCCGGCACTCACCTTCTCCCCCGCCGGCTGGACGTCCTTCCTCTCCACCCTCACCCCCGACACCCACTGA
- a CDS encoding penicillin-binding transpeptidase domain-containing protein gives MRRKATVATALLLAVTALTSCSSDDGPDATVSAFIDGWHSGDLTDIGFITPAGERVPATDVAEELTALSGDLKDTPPQLRPDGDAEVTEDIATATIAVEWTLPGDVRWSYPTSVRLRRGADDAWQIIWEPAIVHKRLGSGDRLALNRLAPPRGAILDGAGQPIVAPRPVVVVGVQPSEVDDPAALAAELDAAFRAIRPAISPPVDVSGLADRLDAAKPDAFVEVVTLREEAYEQIRDRIYELPGTKFRRQEWDLAPTREFARALLGTVDPVQRQDMEAHPGRYEAGDLVGHGGLQGGYEERLRGVPGYSVQIVGTAPDGSVSGDEVVFRADARPGEPLRTTLDTVVQTAADAALADEEQRAALVAVRVSDGALVAVANGPDGGTENLALTAQVPPGSTFKMVSALGLLEAGAVDPDAPVDCPKTATVDGRTFTNSDGFELGRVPFRTAFAKSCNTTFVELAPQLEADGLAEAGRLLGLEGEWRLGVSAFTGAVSAGGPPAERAAAAFGQGTTLVSPVAMAGATAAVVRGQWRQPTLIVEPTPPSAVPDGPQLDPAAVQALRTMMREVVTDGTGQALRDVPGEPVHGKTGTAEYDDDPANTHAWFIGWQGDLAFAVFVEQGGSGSGQAVPIAERFLRGLATD, from the coding sequence ATGCGCCGCAAGGCGACCGTCGCGACCGCGCTGCTACTCGCCGTCACCGCACTGACCAGCTGCTCCTCCGACGACGGGCCGGACGCCACGGTCTCGGCCTTCATCGACGGCTGGCACTCCGGTGACCTCACCGACATCGGCTTCATCACCCCGGCCGGCGAACGGGTGCCCGCCACTGACGTCGCCGAGGAGCTGACCGCCCTCTCCGGGGACCTGAAGGACACGCCGCCGCAGCTGCGCCCGGACGGCGACGCCGAGGTGACCGAGGACATCGCGACCGCCACCATCGCCGTCGAATGGACGCTCCCCGGCGACGTCCGGTGGAGCTACCCGACGTCGGTCCGGCTACGCCGGGGTGCCGACGACGCCTGGCAGATCATCTGGGAGCCGGCGATCGTCCACAAGCGGCTCGGCAGCGGCGACCGGCTGGCACTGAACCGGCTCGCCCCGCCCCGCGGCGCCATCCTCGACGGGGCCGGGCAGCCGATCGTCGCGCCGCGCCCGGTGGTGGTGGTCGGCGTACAGCCCAGCGAGGTCGACGACCCGGCCGCCCTGGCCGCCGAGCTCGACGCCGCGTTCCGGGCGATCCGACCGGCGATCAGCCCGCCGGTCGACGTCTCCGGGCTCGCGGACCGGCTCGACGCGGCGAAGCCGGACGCCTTCGTCGAGGTGGTCACCCTGCGCGAGGAGGCGTACGAACAGATCCGCGACCGCATCTACGAGCTGCCCGGTACCAAGTTCCGCCGGCAGGAGTGGGACCTGGCCCCCACCCGGGAGTTCGCCCGCGCGCTGCTCGGCACCGTCGACCCGGTGCAGCGGCAGGACATGGAGGCGCACCCCGGCCGGTACGAGGCCGGCGACCTGGTCGGCCACGGCGGCCTGCAGGGCGGGTACGAGGAGCGGCTACGCGGCGTACCCGGGTATTCGGTGCAGATCGTCGGGACCGCTCCGGACGGCAGCGTCTCCGGCGACGAGGTGGTGTTCCGCGCCGACGCCCGGCCGGGCGAGCCGTTGCGGACCACGTTGGACACGGTCGTGCAGACCGCCGCCGACGCCGCGCTGGCCGACGAGGAGCAGCGCGCCGCGCTGGTGGCGGTGCGGGTCAGCGACGGCGCGCTGGTCGCCGTCGCCAACGGCCCCGACGGTGGTACGGAGAACCTGGCGTTGACCGCACAGGTCCCGCCCGGCTCCACGTTCAAGATGGTCAGCGCGCTCGGCCTGCTCGAAGCCGGCGCGGTCGACCCGGACGCGCCGGTCGACTGCCCGAAGACGGCCACCGTCGACGGGCGCACGTTCACCAACTCCGACGGCTTCGAGCTGGGCCGGGTGCCGTTCCGGACCGCCTTCGCCAAGTCGTGCAACACCACTTTCGTCGAGCTGGCCCCGCAGTTGGAGGCGGACGGGCTGGCCGAGGCGGGCCGGCTGCTCGGGTTGGAAGGCGAGTGGCGGCTCGGCGTGTCGGCGTTCACCGGCGCGGTCTCCGCCGGTGGCCCGCCGGCGGAACGGGCCGCCGCCGCCTTCGGCCAGGGCACCACGCTGGTCAGCCCGGTGGCGATGGCCGGCGCCACCGCTGCGGTCGTCCGGGGGCAGTGGCGCCAGCCGACGCTCATCGTCGAGCCGACGCCGCCGTCGGCGGTGCCGGACGGTCCGCAGTTGGACCCGGCGGCGGTGCAGGCGCTGCGGACGATGATGCGTGAGGTGGTCACCGACGGCACCGGGCAGGCGTTGCGGGACGTGCCGGGCGAGCCGGTGCATGGCAAGACCGGCACGGCCGAGTACGACGACGACCCGGCGAACACGCACGCCTGGTTCATCGGCTGGCAGGGCGACCTGGCCTTCGCCGTCTTCGTCGAGCAGGGCGGCTCCGGCTCCGGCCAGGCGGTCCCGATCGCCGAGCGGTTCCTACGTGGCCTCGCCACCGACTGA
- a CDS encoding NAD-glutamate dehydrogenase yields MNRRPVTKSKRQASGGDGQRRRQSTGPHRQSEPDPDEVFDLQTFAPPESALAAVVDDTDDTGYDEPMPSAERLIAQAVSLADTDHDAASLVDRFWRFAADEELVGCRPQEMLDAARAHRELAGHRLPGELKLRLTPPGDGRPYTIVEIVTDDMPFLVDSVTALLTERHFDVHLLVHPLVVVRREPLGQLTEVAADVEPDDAIDGDLVESWIRIEIDPIRIAGDLDRLRRDLQRVLTDVREAVEDWPRMRQRALALADELDRAEPGSPDAPPVPEKDLTDSVELLRWLADDHFTFLGYREYRLVDSADGDKALVAVLGSGLGILRQDQTRPRPLTSMTPQAAAKALEQRLLIITKANSRATVHRAAYLDYVGVKVFDSAGAVVGERRFLGLFSTAAYRTSVQELPVVRRKVAEVLERSGLSPRSHSGKDLLQILETYPRDELFQIRTDDLYHAVLGVLRMAGRRQLRLFLRSDGYGRFLSCLIYLPRDRFTTHNRLRMQQILLRELNGVGVDYTTRVTESMLARVHFIVRTDPASPPAELDPDRLAELLAEATRLWEDDFRLVLERKLGDESAKSLHRRYADAYPEGYKEEHTAYEAVQDLAKLELLEEPGQLEMHLFRPPGGTGVDERDVRFKVYRYGEPMVLSDVLPVLHSLGVQVIDERPYEIDRVDQRIYLYDFGLRLPVGARAMAEVRPHVENAFSAAWRGEAEIDGLNELVLRAGLTWRQVVVLRAYAKYLRQAGAVFSQEYMESTFVAYPAIAALLIQLFETRFAPGPDVDDERRRRRGQELVAVIGRQFDEVDSLDQDRILRSYLTLILATLRTNFYQRGADGRPVPYVAIKLDPQAVPDLPAPRPAYEIFVYSPRFEGVHLRFGEVARGGLRWSDRREDFRTEVLGLVKAQMVKNAVIVPVGAKGGFVVKQPGGTARGRAAAEPPDREAAQAEGVACYQQFISGLLDVTDNIVAGQIVPPQRVVRHDGDDPYLVVAADKGTATFSDVANAISISRGFWMGDAFASGGSAGYDHKKMGITARGAWESVKRHFRDLGVDVQRQDFTVVGIGDMSGDVFGNGMLLSEHVRLVAAFDHRHIFLDPDPDAATSYAERRRLFDLPRSSWADYDTGLISAGGGVYPRTAKSVPVSRQVRAALGLDDGVDLLSPPELIRAILRAPVDLLFNGGIGTYVKASGESHADVGDKANDPIRVDGRSVRAKVVGEGGNLGLTQRGRIEYATAGGRIYTDFIDNSAGVDCSDHEVNIKILLGGAVADGELTVPQRDALLVEMTDEVAALVLRDNYDQARALANACAQARPLLPVHRRMITDLEQSGQLDRELEALPSDDDLAERIRAGADGLTLPEFAVLLAYAKISIEGQVLADGLPDEAWTDRVLADYFPTPLRERYGARMTDHRLRREIVVTSLVNEAVNRGGMSFVYRTMEETGASAADVLRAYVVVRDVFGLDTLWADIDALDNVVGTAAQVSVYLESRRLLDRAVRWLVTNRKSPLDVPGETARLREGVSRLLPELGDYFRGDERESLRTHIDTMTGRGLPPDLADRATRIMYSFGLLDVVETAADTGCDVTEVASVYFMLSERFRVDWLLSKISLLPRGDRWQTLARTALRYDLYAALAALTVEVLTATPGELAVQDRAEQWEQDNASAVARVRRAMEDFAHSPADLAALSVLLRQIRTLVRTSSAN; encoded by the coding sequence ATGAACCGCCGTCCGGTCACGAAGTCGAAACGTCAGGCCTCGGGCGGTGACGGGCAGCGTCGCCGGCAGAGCACCGGCCCGCACCGCCAGTCCGAGCCGGACCCGGACGAGGTGTTCGACCTCCAGACGTTCGCGCCGCCGGAGTCGGCGCTGGCCGCCGTGGTCGACGACACCGACGACACCGGGTACGACGAGCCGATGCCCAGCGCCGAGCGGCTGATCGCCCAGGCGGTGTCGCTGGCCGACACCGACCACGACGCCGCCTCCCTGGTGGACCGGTTCTGGCGGTTCGCCGCCGACGAGGAGCTGGTCGGCTGCCGCCCGCAGGAGATGCTCGACGCCGCCCGGGCACACCGGGAGCTGGCCGGGCACCGGCTGCCCGGCGAGTTGAAGCTGCGGCTGACCCCGCCCGGCGACGGCCGGCCGTACACGATCGTCGAGATCGTCACTGACGACATGCCGTTCCTGGTCGACTCGGTGACCGCGCTGCTCACCGAACGGCACTTCGACGTCCACCTGCTGGTCCACCCGCTGGTGGTGGTCCGCCGCGAACCACTCGGCCAGCTCACCGAGGTGGCGGCCGACGTCGAGCCGGACGACGCGATCGACGGCGACCTGGTGGAGAGCTGGATCCGGATCGAGATCGACCCGATCCGGATCGCCGGTGACCTGGACCGGCTGCGCCGCGACCTGCAGCGGGTCCTCACCGACGTACGGGAAGCGGTGGAGGACTGGCCCCGGATGCGGCAGCGGGCGCTGGCCCTGGCCGACGAACTCGACCGGGCCGAGCCCGGATCACCCGACGCGCCGCCGGTGCCGGAGAAGGACCTCACCGACTCGGTCGAGCTGCTGCGCTGGCTGGCCGACGACCACTTCACCTTTCTCGGCTACCGGGAGTACCGGCTGGTCGACAGCGCGGACGGGGACAAGGCGCTGGTAGCGGTGCTCGGTTCCGGGCTGGGCATCCTGCGCCAGGACCAGACCCGGCCGCGCCCGCTCACCTCGATGACCCCGCAGGCGGCGGCGAAGGCGCTGGAGCAGCGGCTGCTGATCATCACCAAGGCCAACTCGCGGGCCACCGTGCACCGGGCCGCCTACCTCGACTACGTCGGCGTCAAGGTCTTCGACTCGGCCGGGGCAGTGGTCGGCGAGCGCCGGTTCCTCGGGCTGTTCTCCACCGCCGCGTACCGGACCAGCGTGCAGGAGCTGCCGGTGGTCCGGCGCAAGGTCGCCGAGGTGCTGGAACGCTCCGGGCTCAGCCCGCGCAGCCACTCCGGCAAGGACCTGCTGCAGATCCTGGAGACCTACCCGCGCGACGAGCTGTTCCAGATCCGCACCGACGACCTCTACCACGCCGTACTCGGGGTGCTGCGGATGGCCGGCCGCCGGCAGCTGCGGCTGTTCCTGCGCTCCGACGGGTACGGGCGGTTCCTGTCCTGCCTGATCTACCTGCCCCGGGACCGGTTCACCACGCACAACCGGCTACGGATGCAGCAGATCCTGCTGCGCGAGCTCAACGGCGTCGGCGTCGACTACACCACCCGGGTCACCGAGTCGATGCTGGCCCGGGTGCACTTCATCGTGCGTACCGACCCGGCGTCGCCGCCCGCCGAGCTGGACCCGGACCGGCTCGCCGAACTGCTCGCCGAGGCCACCCGGCTGTGGGAGGACGACTTCCGGCTGGTGCTGGAACGCAAGCTGGGCGACGAGTCGGCCAAGTCACTGCACCGGCGGTACGCCGACGCCTACCCGGAGGGGTACAAGGAGGAGCACACCGCGTACGAGGCGGTCCAGGACCTGGCCAAGCTGGAGCTGCTGGAGGAGCCCGGCCAGCTGGAGATGCACCTGTTCCGGCCGCCCGGCGGCACCGGGGTCGACGAGCGTGACGTGCGGTTCAAGGTCTACCGGTACGGCGAACCGATGGTGCTGTCCGACGTGCTGCCGGTACTGCACTCGCTCGGCGTGCAGGTGATCGACGAACGGCCGTACGAGATCGACCGGGTCGACCAGCGGATCTACCTGTACGACTTCGGGCTGCGGCTGCCGGTCGGCGCTCGGGCGATGGCCGAGGTCCGGCCGCACGTGGAGAACGCGTTCTCGGCGGCCTGGCGCGGTGAGGCGGAGATCGACGGCCTCAACGAGCTGGTGCTGCGCGCCGGGCTGACCTGGCGGCAGGTGGTGGTGCTGCGGGCGTACGCGAAGTATCTGCGCCAGGCCGGCGCGGTCTTCTCCCAGGAGTACATGGAGTCCACCTTCGTCGCCTACCCGGCGATCGCCGCGCTGCTGATCCAACTCTTCGAAACCCGGTTCGCGCCGGGGCCCGACGTCGACGACGAGCGACGCCGCCGGCGCGGGCAGGAGCTGGTCGCCGTGATCGGCCGCCAGTTCGACGAGGTGGACAGCCTCGACCAGGACCGGATCCTGCGCAGCTACCTGACGCTGATCCTGGCCACCCTGCGGACCAACTTCTACCAGCGCGGCGCCGACGGCCGCCCGGTCCCGTACGTGGCGATCAAGCTGGACCCGCAGGCCGTCCCGGACCTGCCGGCGCCCCGGCCGGCGTACGAGATCTTCGTCTACTCGCCCCGGTTCGAGGGCGTGCACCTGCGCTTCGGTGAGGTCGCCCGGGGCGGGCTGCGCTGGTCGGACCGCCGGGAGGACTTCCGTACCGAGGTGCTCGGCCTGGTCAAGGCGCAGATGGTGAAGAACGCGGTGATCGTGCCGGTCGGCGCCAAGGGCGGCTTCGTGGTCAAGCAGCCCGGCGGTACCGCGCGCGGTCGGGCGGCGGCCGAGCCACCGGACCGGGAGGCGGCCCAGGCCGAGGGGGTGGCCTGCTACCAGCAGTTCATCTCCGGTCTGCTGGACGTCACCGACAACATCGTCGCCGGGCAGATCGTGCCGCCGCAGCGGGTGGTGCGCCACGACGGCGACGACCCGTACCTGGTGGTCGCCGCCGACAAGGGCACCGCGACCTTCTCCGACGTGGCCAACGCGATCTCGATCTCCCGGGGTTTCTGGATGGGCGACGCGTTCGCCTCCGGCGGGTCGGCCGGCTACGACCACAAGAAGATGGGGATCACCGCGCGGGGGGCCTGGGAGTCGGTCAAGCGGCACTTCCGTGACCTGGGGGTGGACGTCCAGCGGCAGGACTTCACGGTGGTCGGCATCGGTGACATGTCCGGCGACGTGTTCGGCAACGGGATGCTGCTGTCCGAACACGTCCGGCTGGTCGCCGCCTTCGACCACCGGCACATCTTCCTCGACCCGGATCCGGACGCGGCCACCTCGTACGCGGAGCGGCGGCGACTGTTCGACCTGCCCCGGTCGTCATGGGCCGACTACGACACCGGACTGATCTCGGCCGGCGGTGGCGTGTATCCGCGTACCGCCAAGTCGGTGCCGGTCAGCCGGCAGGTCCGCGCGGCGCTCGGCCTCGACGACGGGGTCGACCTGCTCTCCCCGCCGGAGCTGATCCGGGCGATCCTGCGCGCCCCGGTGGACCTGCTGTTCAACGGCGGCATCGGCACCTACGTCAAGGCCTCCGGCGAGTCGCACGCCGACGTCGGCGACAAGGCCAACGACCCGATCCGGGTCGACGGCCGGTCGGTGCGGGCGAAGGTGGTCGGCGAGGGCGGCAACCTGGGGCTCACCCAGCGGGGCCGGATCGAGTACGCGACCGCCGGCGGGCGGATCTACACCGACTTCATCGACAACTCGGCAGGCGTGGACTGCTCCGACCACGAGGTCAACATCAAGATCCTGCTGGGCGGCGCGGTGGCCGATGGCGAGCTGACCGTACCGCAGCGTGACGCGTTGCTCGTGGAGATGACCGACGAGGTCGCCGCGCTGGTGCTGCGGGACAACTACGACCAGGCTCGGGCCCTGGCCAACGCCTGCGCCCAGGCGCGTCCGCTGCTGCCGGTGCACCGGCGGATGATCACCGACCTGGAACAGTCCGGGCAGCTGGACCGGGAGTTGGAGGCGCTGCCGTCCGACGACGATCTGGCGGAGCGGATCCGCGCCGGCGCGGACGGGTTGACCCTGCCCGAATTCGCGGTGCTGCTCGCCTACGCCAAGATCTCCATCGAGGGGCAGGTGCTGGCCGACGGGCTGCCCGACGAGGCGTGGACCGACCGGGTGCTGGCCGACTACTTCCCGACGCCGCTGCGCGAGCGGTACGGCGCCCGGATGACCGACCACCGACTGCGCCGGGAAATCGTGGTGACCAGCCTGGTCAACGAGGCGGTCAACCGGGGCGGCATGTCCTTCGTCTACCGGACGATGGAGGAGACCGGAGCGTCGGCCGCCGACGTGCTGCGGGCCTACGTGGTGGTCCGCGACGTGTTCGGGCTCGACACGCTGTGGGCCGACATCGACGCACTGGACAATGTGGTCGGCACCGCCGCGCAGGTTTCGGTCTACCTGGAGAGCCGGCGACTGCTGGACCGGGCCGTCCGCTGGCTGGTCACCAACCGCAAGTCCCCGCTGGACGTGCCGGGAGAGACCGCCCGGCTGCGCGAAGGGGTGTCGCGACTGCTGCCGGAGCTGGGCGACTACTTCCGGGGCGACGAGCGGGAGTCGCTGCGGACCCATATCGACACCATGACCGGTCGCGGTCTGCCGCCGGATCTCGCCGACCGGGCCACTCGGATCATGTACAGCTTCGGGCTGCTCGACGTGGTGGAGACCGCCGCCGACACCGGCTGCGACGTCACCGAGGTAGCCTCGGTGTACTTCATGCTGTCCGAACGGTTCCGGGTCGACTGGCTGCTGAGCAAGATCTCGCTGCTGCCCCGGGGGGACCGCTGGCAGACGCTGGCCCGCACCGCGCTGCGCTACGACCTGTACGCCGCGCTGGCGGCGCTCACCGTCGAGGTACTCACCGCCACCCCGGGCGAGCTGGCGGTGCAGGACCGGGCCGAACAGTGGGAGCAGGACAACGCCAGCGCGGTGGCCCGGGTACGGCGGGCGATGGAGGACTTCGCCCACTCGCCGGCCGACCTCGCCGCACTGTCGGTGCTGCTGCGCCAGATCCGGACACTGGTTCGCACATCTTCGGCCAACTGA
- a CDS encoding helix-turn-helix transcriptional regulator, which produces MAVDGDDAGAAVARQRLALMLQNLRKQARNKDGTPITIEQAAQHMERARPTAHRIINGLPGVRVKDHDVKSLAELFGADDETTATMLALAAATRVKGWFSRFRDVLPPGFDMYIGLEAAAQSVWAYEGERVHGLLQTEEYAREILRISASDGPKAADAEFERRVAVRMRRQEILTRSDNPVDFTVVLGEAVLHRTIGGPAVMARQLQQINERGALSNVSVRVVPFSLGAHYGIDTGPFAVITFPEQGGPATAYMDNFTGHLLTHKPSDIVRFEAAAAAINRSALNETASRNLINQRAKELSSAQ; this is translated from the coding sequence GTGGCAGTCGACGGAGACGATGCCGGCGCGGCCGTGGCTCGTCAGCGCCTGGCGCTGATGCTGCAGAACCTGCGCAAACAGGCACGGAACAAGGACGGGACCCCGATCACGATCGAGCAGGCCGCGCAGCACATGGAGCGCGCCCGTCCCACCGCCCACCGGATCATCAACGGCCTGCCCGGCGTACGGGTCAAGGACCACGACGTGAAGTCCCTGGCCGAGTTGTTCGGCGCGGACGATGAGACCACGGCAACGATGCTGGCGTTGGCAGCAGCCACCAGGGTCAAGGGCTGGTTCTCACGATTCCGCGACGTGCTCCCACCCGGCTTCGACATGTACATCGGCCTGGAGGCCGCAGCTCAATCGGTATGGGCCTACGAGGGCGAGCGCGTCCACGGACTCCTGCAGACCGAGGAATACGCGCGGGAGATCCTTCGGATCTCGGCTTCCGACGGCCCGAAAGCCGCAGATGCCGAGTTCGAGCGTCGCGTCGCTGTCAGGATGCGCCGGCAGGAGATCCTGACAAGATCAGACAATCCCGTCGACTTCACCGTCGTGCTCGGCGAGGCCGTGCTGCACCGCACCATCGGTGGACCAGCTGTGATGGCCCGCCAACTGCAGCAGATCAATGAGCGGGGTGCCCTGTCGAACGTCTCCGTCCGGGTCGTGCCGTTCAGCCTCGGTGCGCACTACGGCATCGACACGGGGCCGTTCGCGGTCATAACGTTCCCGGAGCAAGGCGGGCCGGCAACGGCCTACATGGACAACTTCACCGGCCACCTCCTGACCCATAAACCATCCGACATCGTCCGATTCGAGGCCGCCGCGGCAGCCATCAACCGCTCCGCCTTGAACGAAACCGCATCCAGGAACCTGATCAACCAGAGAGCGAAGGAGCTATCCAGTGCCCAGTAG